The Magallana gigas chromosome 6, xbMagGiga1.1, whole genome shotgun sequence genome includes the window CGTgaaaatttaatcaattatcTTCATCTAATTTAATCAATGACCTTCATCTAATTATTCGGTACATCGACTTAGTGCTTTCTGCATTCTTATCACGCTTGGTTCACTACAAAAATTTCCCTTGTAACTTTACTTACAAGAGAAGCGATGTGAAtagtttggtgttttttttttttaaacaaatcaactacaaaaaaattacaaatgttttGAAGCTGGTTTCAGTTAGATAGTCAGATGCTAGATCTTAGAGAATAAACGATTTTCACCCTAAATTTTTTATtcgatttgtattttttataaagacGGGTATGAAAAATGATAGACACAATGCTAACAACggttataaatacattttttgttcgCAGCTATAGCACGAACTGTTAGATATCTATTTGCAGATTTATCTACCAGACACAGACGTCAAATGGCTGCGATTGACTACACTAGCTaggaattatatatatatatataatgataggACTTACCGAATCTGCGCCAGTATCGTAGTAAGAAGATCGCTTCATGTTGAAATCGTGCTGGTCTTGTGAAAGAAATCTCGGGTATGACGGAgatacataaaattaatatgttcAGACACTGACCAACGCCAGCTTCAAGTTTGCATGGTAACCATAAACAATGGTGGAAGGTTTTCCCTCGGCGCGTGCCGCTTAGACTCTGTACCGTATTTggtccattaaacacagatatAATTATTGTATCTATGACAGTGGATATCGCCATTCTCATTGTTTATTAATGATGATTTGAATGATACATCTCAATAGGTCGAGGAATTTGGAAACCTTATGAGACGTCGGCGCTCGTTTGCGTATCTTCAGataatttacataaaacaattgataaaatcttccaaatctgaactgaaaatcGAATGCCTTTTTTATCCTTTATTTTTCATGGTCGtgattattcaaaaaaaaaccaaacattcCATTCAAATGGCtgtaattgtaaaaattgttttaatctgCGAGTGTCTTTCAAGAAAATCATATGAAAGACCCCCAAATAAATTCCCCACCGGGTAAAAAGAATctaatgcatttttttcataCCAGAGCATATAAGTATTTTTtatcgtgggggggggggggggctttttctttcttctttatgaAAGTATGGGGTTAATTTTTTGGATTAAATTCTAATATGCGTTATTCTTATCATGCAGCTCCAAAAGAATCACATCGTGGTTTGTACTTGATTAAAGTAATGAAATGAATTTACCAATAGACTTGCACGTcgtaaataatgaattattaaaGATGTTTCCCTACACACCGTCCATTAAGCCCGGATGTGATAGTTTGGCAATTCTTGCGCACGGTACTTGGCAAATCAATGAAGCCGATGGACAGACGATGTAATTTGTAACGTCACTAATTGCTGATTAACTTCCCTTcctttacaatatcatatctttgTTACacgtaaaataaaataaaaaaatctcgtcaaaaaatagaaattacgcTACTTTtgtctcagagagagagagagagagagagttttagaTATAAGTTTATATGACTGTTTTTTTAAACCCCACATGCATGTGATGAAACATACATTCACACGCAtatagctgcagatctgtacaTTACTCTATAAAATAATTTGAGTCGACAGACTGTACATATATAGCATACCAAAACCTgtaatttacggcgcacaaacaAATTGCGCTTGTTTTGAGCTGATTAAAACCTTATCTCGATATCCTACCACAATCTGTGCAAATAATCcatataaaaaattcttaaGTTTATGTTCGTCAACTCAGTACTAATGTTGTCGTTTTACTTTTCTCAGACTTTCTCTTAATAAACACGCTAGtctaaccgacctcggaaagCGGATGGACAGTCGTCTTAATAGACCACGCCACCTTACGGGGGCTGATGATGGTGTTAAAAGGAATttcagaggcaagtaaagtgacgaaATCTGTAGTTAAAAGTATGAGAATATTTTGCTTTTGATTAAGTATTTGCACACAATATGGTAGGGTAAGATGTTTTCAGGGAGGTAAGAAATAAACAAGTCGGACCTTTGGCTAGCGACAATGACTCAGTACATATAGATccaataagtacatgtatctgtataaTAAGTAAACTACCTTGCATATCCTACTTCCGTCTCAAGTTCTTTCATATCATGGTTAAATAGAGAACTTCATATCGCTTTGATTAGTAAGTACACTGTATTCTAAACtgtaggagagagagagagagagagagagagagagagagagagagagatttatttgtatattatttgatatacaaggGGGTCGAGTTGGGGTAAAAAGATCTATTCTGTGAAATCCTCAAGCTTTTACGTAAGCGTGTATACCAATCTTACAGTTAAGAATTTGATTATAGCTTTACATCTGTGTGTAAATTGTTATCGAGAAAACATTGCAAGtattatttaatgaataaaaaaaaatgatttttttaaatagaaagaAGTTCGCAAATATTCCTCTTCCTGACTTCAATATCCTGGCCTTTAATAAAAGCCTATACTCAGAATTATCAAACATGTCAGCTAGGCTGAATCTcaacaaaaataatgatttggGGTTTTGTGAAAATGCCaaaggtttaaaaatttaaaatgcaggaaacttaaaaaaaaaaatgctataatttcaaatttgatgatgaaaggaaaaaaaaatcatttagtaATGAATTGGTAACAATCAGAGGACTATAGTTTTGGAAGAATTTTAACATCTTGATCCCATCCTATGAACGATaacctttttattttaacacGATAACCAACTATAACACCCTTATGCTGGGTGTATGATGCATTTTTTAcccatacatatatacatacgtTAATTgcaggttttaaaaaaagaagaaaaaaacccattgaatTTAAAATCTCAATACCAATGCATGGTAGTCATGTCATTTTACTTTCAGTTAACTGTAAACGAATGACCACTTAAAGGTCAGAAAGTGTAACGCGGCCCAATATACGCCTGGCTGTATACCTGTATTATTTCCGAAAGTTCAGAAACTGGGCCTATTGATAGACTTAGGGGGTCCCATTCACGTATAAATTCAACGAGCGCTTTGAAAGTTTTACACTTTTACAAAAGAAGAGGTAAGTTTTCGTTCTACTGTCAgatctattcacaaaatcaGTCTAGATCTCACAACTTTCATTAATCTTTCTAATCTACATGTAAGATGGAATAAAGCTTAATTATGTAAATTTAGTCGCTGCATGTCGCCTCATATACGAACCCTGtggtaaaaatatttgtacCCCTCCCCCTTCCCAGATATTTTAACCACAGGGTACAAGGGAGTTTTTTTGTCCTGGTGGGATCCCAAGGCTTATTTTCGTAACATGCAtaagtttaaatataaatacagtATCCAAACCGgatcggggggagggggggggggagctttTAGATTCGCACATATGGAAGGAAAGGGTAATGTGCATCTCATCTAACTACTGTcttattttcttctaaatttaataattttatgcGTGTTTGCTTTCTCTAGTTAACCAATGAAGATTATTACAAACTAACGAGGGGCAAagtcttcaaatccacttgtgTCATATCGCACAcagaaaaacatgtacacatCAAAACACTGACTTTGTACCGAGGCCGTTATTGTGTGCTGTGTATATATCACGGATAACCACGGACCTTCGTGGCGAGATGAACATACAGGGATTCCGAGTGTTAGTCCAGTGTGTGGTGGCAGCTCTCCTCTCTCCCGTCGGATCGCTCAACTTCAAACCGAACATTGTGATTTTTCTGGCCGATGATTTGGGATACGGAGATGTGGGTGCGTTCGGGAACAATACGATACGGACACCTAATATCGATGCCCTCGCCAGTGACGGGATCAAGCTGACCCACCACCTCACCGCCGCCAGCGTCTGTACCCCCAGCAGGTCAGCCATGCTTACCGGGCGGCTGCCTATCAGGACGGGTATGTCTAACACTAGGGATTTATTGCTTGCGTACCCCCCtcctatttttttaattaatttttttttggggggggggtcaaattacaaaaaaaaacccaccaattAGAAGTCTTCTCTGTTATTTTCTAGTAAAagatatatatgatttttaccACGACATTTTTGTAGGAATGTTCGCTAACGGGCGTATTGTGGTGAATATATTTGCTGCTAACGGAGTCGGTCTTCCCACGTCAGAAACCACGCTGGCAGAAGTCGCGAAGACCGTGGGATACAAAACAGCTCTTGTAGGCAAGTACCGGTTACAGTAGCAGaagactccccccccccccccccccaaaaaaaaaaaaacatgaaaaaaacacaaaaacatataaaaaaaaaaaccaaagcaaATAAAAATCCTGTACCCTTTGCCACCAACTTTCCCCATCTAGATTTTCAACCCCAACTCAAAATGCACGTGCACCTTCTTAGAATTTTTATGCAATCCATACGACCCCTGTCTTTTTAGGACTCGCGTCGAGAAATTTCAAAATGCTGGTAAAGGTGTGGTCCGGCTGCTTTTCACATATCAGAATAGGCAAGATTCGTGGATCattcacatacatgtagcaaaaatatatagtaaactCATTCTACGTTTTAGGAAAATGGCATCTAGGAATGAACAGAGATTACAAAGGTGACATGGCGTTTCATCCCAGAAATCGAggctttgatttttattatggCCATATCCTAACCAATATGAAAGACTGGAGCAACGAAGGAGACAGAGTTCTAACGTCTCAGAGACCAAACATGTTTTATCAAATGGCCACCGTCTTCTTTGTTGGAATCActactttgatatttttgaaaaaggtTGGTCTTATAGGATGGGGACTGTGTGTCTTATTGTTTGTTCTGATGAGTACTCCTATGGCTTACATTATGTTTGTCTTTAACAACATGGCGTGGTTGAATGGACTTCTCTACCGTGACTTTGAACTCGTGGAACAACCAATCCACCTAGAAACACTCTCGTATCGATACACCCAAGAGTCAATTAGATTTTTAAGGGACAGGGAGAGAGACAACAATCCGTTCCTATTGGTCGTCTCCTGGGACCACGTGCACACCGCTTTGAAGACTTTGAAAAAGTTTCGCGGGAAATCTAAACACGATCGCTATGGCGATGCAATTGAAGAAATGGACTCTGGGATAGGTGATGTAATGAACGCTCTTGATCAGTTTGGATTTGGCAGAAACACAATGATATACTTCACTTCCGACAATGGAGCTCACTTAGAAGAAACGGGGATGAAAGGTCAAAGTGACGGAGGGTCCAACTTGCCTTTCCGAGGTATCTATATATCAgattaacattgattttttttcttcagttaaATCACTCAAAGAACATAAATTCAATCTTGACATTTCTTTGCACAGGTGGAAAAGGCCACCCCACGGTGGATGGGGGTATTCGAGTCCCGACCGTCATCAGGTTCCCCGGTATTATACCACGTGGTAAGGTCATAGACGAGCCGACTCAGCAACTTGACATGTTCACGACCATCACAAAGCTAATCGGCGGAAAGATCCCCAGCGACCGGGTTATTGACGGGAAGGACATGCTGCCGCTCCTACAGTTCAAGGAAAGCAAGTCGCCTCACAAATTCATGTACCATTACTGTGGGGAGCATCTTCAGGCGACAAGATATAGACCCCCACAAGGTATATATTGTACAAAGCTACTGCACTTCGTCACCCATTTAACTAATATCCAagagatttttctctaattccagacaatttcattttttcttttttaggaAGCAGTGTATGGAAACTTGTGTCCGAACTTCCAAATTACAAACCAGGAGAGGACAAATGTTACGGACTAGCCTGTATATGTAGTAATACTATAAAATATGATCCACCTCTGCTGTTTGATATAACAGCAGATCCAGGGGAGAGAAATCCTGTCagttacaaaaataacaaacatttacaGGACATTGTTGATAAAATATCAGCTGCCACAGCTGAGCACAAAAAGAGTGTGGGTACCCCAGAAAGTAGAATGACATTCTTTAAATTATTATGGAGGCCATGGTTTCAACCATGTTGTAATTTCCCATCATGCACTTGCTCAGATCCGGTTTATAAGGATTTTGTTGATGAATaggtatatttatatatttaataaaatgaagaaagaaatacatttttatgttttttagcaaaataaaatgaaaaagaaaatatacttgctttttcttttattcagcCCCTCTTTGTCATTCTAATTGATATTACACTAACCATGCATGTtcctattgaaatatttatggtacattcatacaataaacaacaaaatgggAATTTACATCTTAATGATTATCCTTGTCATGGACAGCAAGTTCTAGGAAAGAAATCTAAACAAGCTGAATCCGAGTGCCCACTACAACAGGATGTTACTGAGGTAACAATAGAAGTCAGAACTTTATGAGAGGAAGAAATATGTACGGCTATAAATTAGGGCTCACTAAACAGTCAACTATCAACAATTCTTGAATTACCGTATCTTTGGAAATAAACAGTATTTGTAACATTCAAAAGCAATAACTAAtaacaggaaaataaatatcattgatATGTCCCACTGTCAATTATAAATCTGTgaaaatatcaatatcatttCTACTTCATCTATACATTCTATATCCTTCTATCTCTGACATCAATCACAACTTTCATCAGTCTGTATTGTACACAATGAAAGAACAGTCTGTGTATTGGGTTAGTATCCATAAACACAAAATACACCATCCTCAACATCAGATATTCCCAAACTTTTCTCAGCAATATGAAAGTTATCTATTAAGATGCTGGTATCGTAGTCTTGGGTTTGACCATCTTCTTCAGCTGTGAGCTGCCCATGGCTGAGGCGAACTTTTTCACTGTACTGTCGTACCCTCCTTTGACAGCCAAGTCATATGGGGTCTCTCCTCTGTCGTTTTTCTTGGTCTGGTCTGCCCCATTTCTGtaacaaaggattttttttatacacaaatGCACAATGTATAGAGAAGTAAAACATGATCAGTTGAATGCATGGAATGGAACTGATTGAATCCTGTTGGGAATTGAGAATGGTAAATCAATGCACAATATGTACAGAAGTAACACATGATCAGTTACAGAGCAAGAATGCAAATGATTGAAATTGAATTCTGCTGTTGGGAATTGACATTGGTAGATCTGAAGATAATCCGTCTTTTGAAGGGTATTGCTCCTGTATTAATGTTTTCTAGTTTAGTGCCAATACTTACTCTAGGAGAACAGAGATGACCTCTGACCCTGAAGGTCCCAGTCCAACAGCCTCATGTAAGGGGGTGTTGCCCTTGCTAAAACAGAGACAAATTGTAGAAATTAAAGCATAATATACATAAACATCTCAAAATTTGATTTCTGTTTGCTTTTCTTTGTGAGCTTTGATTTGCAATTCTAGAGTGTTTACGATAGATATATAGAATggtaaaaaatacaattaatattGCCATTCATTTAACGAGgtcgagtacagaacgagtacgcatgctttcgcgcagcgtttcatttgtattgtgatgtcatttttttgcttggttgacgccatggcgtgatagtttttactgcagatattcagcgaaatttgttgaaaattgctTGTGTGATGCGTAAAATCGATATTATATtatggaataaacataaatgtctcgaagtataggTTTTTTTGGGACTTGGGTcaaaaacgtgaagagggttcagcaagcctagccctctgtcacgttttcttaacccgcctaaatatagcttaattcctATATTTCAAGACAccatgtatttcatattaatgacccttaatatgtgatgttatatattaatttattacttaaatatgtctgattgttttaataatactatagagatcaccatttccgcctttgtcaaataaaaaatagccattatctgacaagtctgtgaaattgggcatacaaaaaataactttgataagacccctggaacagatcaggaggtaaaagggtttttttatttgaccatttgatgccttttagcaataactttaatatgtagaacagaaaaagaaatccctagggcagaagtttaaaaaatgtgcaaaattggtacatttcaagctaaatcccatagggtcctatgttaaaattaacaaactttgatatgaccccttaaacaaacggtgtggtaaacgtcttttttttttaatcttaaaataataattataccaGTAGAAATTcttgttaaaaatttcattcaaaaatctagggcagaacaaattagacccggcctcgttaatcaTTTATCAATAATACCAGGTGTACTAATTACATACATAGAGGATGGCCCCTTCATGTTGATGTCAACTCCAGCTTCCACTAAGACCGGTATACAAGCTGCTCTCTTGTTTTTGATAGCCACATAGATGCAGGATAGGCCATCTTTATTGGTACACTCAGCATTGGCTCCCTGTAAAACAATTACCAACCGTTAATGCTCTTCCATTATCACTCAAGTCTCTAACATAAAGCTgtgaattttaattcatttttagcatatgaaaaaaagaaggaaacatttgcttacatgtacaataagaaataaaatggtCATGATGAGACCTGCTTAACACAGTTGGTTTGCCAGAAATTCTCTTTTTCAAATTCAAGCAAGCACTTTTAAGTGTTCTCTGTAAACTGACCTCGTCTATCAACTGTTGCACTTCAGAAGGATCTCCCTCACCATTGGGACCAAGCTCTCGTAGTAATTTCTGATCAATTGCCTGGAAAATCATTACAAAGTCTTTTTTGTTACACCTCATATTCTTTGATCTTATACATCCAATTGCACCATTTGTGTATCATTACATACTTTAAGTATAAGTACTGTTGTCAAATAACATTAAACTTCAATACCACTGCAATTTGGGGTTATCATTAGATGATCTTGACCAACTAATTATGCACTGTATTATCCCATTACTTACTGCTATCTTTGGTCCTACTTTTTTCTTGGGTTTCGTTTTCTTGGTTGTTTTCTTTGTTACAACTTCTACACTTTCTGTTCAACAAAAGATTACAGGAGTTGAAACTTGTCCAACTAATTATGTAGCATTAAGAAACAGTTACTGATATAAAGTGAGCTTCAATGGCCTTTCCTATGTAAAATCAcataaataaatcttagtttTGAATACTGGTatactttgattaaaataaatgtaaataaacttataatcataaaacaaaatctgaacaaaaaataaacaagaacatcaaataaaagttacagcaaaaatatatttgaagcaCTTCAATGGTGAAATCTTTGGTTTGTAACATGGTAAAATGAGGATAAAAGTGTTTATCAAATGATATAGGACTGAAGTGATCGGGGTCTCTGACACTGACCGTCTGAGTCGGTGTTGTGCCAGCTATCCTGCTCCGTGTGCTGGCTCAGGTAGTCTCCACTCATCGCGATCTTGCGCCCAGCCAGGGGGTCTTTGTTGTTGCGTAGGGCAAAGGTCAATGTCACACTTAGTT containing:
- the LOC105341386 gene encoding steryl-sulfatase isoform X1 — translated: MNIQGFRVLVQCVVAALLSPVGSLNFKPNIVIFLADDLGYGDVGAFGNNTIRTPNIDALASDGIKLTHHLTAASVCTPSRSAMLTGRLPIRTGMFANGRIVVNIFAANGVGLPTSETTLAEVAKTVGYKTALVGKWHLGMNRDYKGDMAFHPRNRGFDFYYGHILTNMKDWSNEGDRVLTSQRPNMFYQMATVFFVGITTLIFLKKVGLIGWGLCVLLFVLMSTPMAYIMFVFNNMAWLNGLLYRDFELVEQPIHLETLSYRYTQESIRFLRDRERDNNPFLLVVSWDHVHTALKTLKKFRGKSKHDRYGDAIEEMDSGIGDVMNALDQFGFGRNTMIYFTSDNGAHLEETGMKGQSDGGSNLPFRGGKGHPTVDGGIRVPTVIRFPGIIPRGKVIDEPTQQLDMFTTITKLIGGKIPSDRVIDGKDMLPLLQFKESKSPHKFMYHYCGEHLQATRYRPPQGSSVWKLVSELPNYKPGEDKCYGLACICSNTIKYDPPLLFDITADPGERNPVSYKNNKHLQDIVDKISAATAEHKKSVGTPESRMTFFKLLWRPWFQPCCNFPSCTCSDPVYKDFVDE
- the LOC105341386 gene encoding steryl-sulfatase isoform X2, translating into MNIQGFRVLVQCVVAALLSPVGSLNFKPNIVIFLADDLGYGDVGAFGNNTIRTPNIDALASDGIKLTHHLTAASVCTPSRSAMLTGRLPIRTGMFANGRIVVNIFAANGVGLPTSETTLAEVAKTVGYKTAVLGKWHLGMNRDYKGDMAFHPRNRGFDFYYGHILTNMKDWSNEGDRVLTSQRPNMFYQMATVFFVGITTLIFLKKVGLIGWGLCVLLFVLMSTPMAYIMFVFNNMAWLNGLLYRDFELVEQPIHLETLSYRYTQESIRFLRDRERDNNPFLLVVSWDHVHTALKTLKKFRGKSKHDRYGDAIEEMDSGIGDVMNALDQFGFGRNTMIYFTSDNGAHLEETGMKGQSDGGSNLPFRGGKGHPTVDGGIRVPTVIRFPGIIPRGKVIDEPTQQLDMFTTITKLIGGKIPSDRVIDGKDMLPLLQFKESKSPHKFMYHYCGEHLQATRYRPPQGSSVWKLVSELPNYKPGEDKCYGLACICSNTIKYDPPLLFDITADPGERNPVSYKNNKHLQDIVDKISAATAEHKKSVGTPESRMTFFKLLWRPWFQPCCNFPSCTCSDPVYKDFVDE